Proteins encoded within one genomic window of Polaribacter sp. NJDZ03:
- the ftsA gene encoding cell division protein FtsA — translation MENNKIAIGLDIGTTKIAAMIGRKNEYGKIEVIGIGKAKSLGVKRGVVSNITQTIQSIQQAVEEAESVSGVKIHEVVVGIAGQHIRSLHHSDYITRNNADEVIDENDIDDLINQVHKLVMLPGEEIIHVLPQEYKVDSQADIKEPIGMYGGRLEANFHVVVGQVSSIRNIGRCVKSAGLGLSEITLEPLASANAVLSQEEKEAGVALIDIGGGTTDLAIFKDGIIRHTAVIPFGGNVITEDIKEGCSIIEKQAELLKIKFGSAWPGENKETEIVSIPGLRGREPKEITLKNLSRIIHARVQEIIEHVYLEIKNYGHETAKGKLIAGIVLTGGGAQLKHLRQLVEYITGMDARIGYPNEHLAGESDELLSSPAFATTVGLLMEGLEKQKPVVEVIEEPEVEQPVVQDSIETKAEEPIEEEREPEPVPRPKPKKKSFFEKFTESLKDFLDNAE, via the coding sequence ATGGAGAACAATAAAATAGCAATTGGTTTAGATATTGGTACAACCAAAATCGCAGCAATGATTGGTCGTAAGAATGAATATGGCAAGATTGAAGTTATAGGAATCGGTAAAGCTAAAAGTTTAGGTGTTAAACGTGGGGTTGTAAGTAATATTACGCAAACCATACAGTCTATTCAGCAAGCAGTAGAAGAGGCAGAAAGTGTTTCTGGTGTTAAGATTCATGAAGTTGTTGTAGGTATTGCTGGGCAACATATTCGTAGTTTACATCACAGTGATTATATTACAAGAAATAATGCAGATGAGGTAATTGATGAAAATGATATTGATGACTTAATAAACCAGGTTCATAAATTAGTAATGTTGCCAGGAGAAGAAATTATTCATGTTTTACCACAAGAATATAAAGTAGATTCTCAGGCAGATATTAAAGAGCCAATAGGTATGTATGGAGGTCGTTTAGAAGCGAATTTTCATGTAGTTGTTGGGCAAGTTTCTTCTATTAGAAATATTGGGCGTTGTGTTAAAAGTGCAGGTTTAGGTTTAAGTGAAATAACCTTAGAACCTTTGGCATCTGCAAATGCAGTGTTAAGTCAGGAAGAAAAAGAAGCAGGAGTTGCATTGATTGATATTGGAGGAGGAACAACAGATTTAGCTATTTTTAAAGATGGAATTATTAGACATACAGCTGTAATTCCTTTTGGAGGAAATGTAATTACAGAAGATATAAAAGAAGGCTGTTCTATTATAGAGAAGCAAGCAGAATTATTAAAAATAAAGTTTGGTTCTGCATGGCCAGGAGAAAATAAAGAAACAGAAATAGTATCTATACCAGGTTTAAGAGGTAGAGAGCCTAAAGAAATTACTTTAAAAAATTTATCAAGAATTATACATGCAAGAGTTCAAGAAATTATTGAGCATGTATATTTAGAGATAAAAAATTATGGACATGAAACTGCAAAAGGAAAACTAATTGCAGGTATTGTGTTAACAGGTGGAGGGGCACAATTAAAGCACTTACGCCAGTTGGTAGAGTATATTACAGGTATGGATGCAAGAATTGGATATCCTAATGAACATTTGGCAGGAGAATCTGATGAACTTTTATCTAGTCCGGCTTTTGCGACAACTGTTGGTCTATTAATGGAAGGTTTAGAAAAACAAAAACCTGTTGTTGAGGTTATAGAAGAACCTGAGGTAGAACAACCTGTGGTACAAGATTCAATTGAGACTAAAGCAGAAGAACCCATTGAAGAGGAACGAGAACCGGAACCAGTTCCAAGACCTAAACCAAAAAAGAAGTCGTTTTTTGAAAAGTTTACAGAAAGTTTAAAAGATTTTTTGGACAACGCAGAATAA
- the ftsZ gene encoding cell division protein FtsZ codes for MSAEFDNISFDMPKTQSNTIKVIGVGGGGSNAVNHMFTQQIKGVDFVICNTDAQALENSPVPNKIQLGVSLTSGLGAGANPEVGAQAAKESMQEIQQMLNTQTKMVFITAGMGGGTGTGAAPIIAKIAKDMDVLTVGIVTMPFAFEGRRRAKQAQLGIDQLRQNVDSLIVINNNKLREVYGNLGFKAGFSKADEVLSTASRGIAEVITHHYKQNIDLHDAKTVLSNSGTAIMGSAKEEGQTRAKTAIIKALDSPLLNDNKITGAKNVLLLIVSGTNEVTLDEIGEINDYIQDEAGYDANIIMGIGEDEELGDAIAVTIVATGFAADQQSTITNTEVKKIVHTLEDEQKATYDFSEKTITKAPSLNEPLTSAVEEKVVHSLEEEVVVPKTNLVKTTNEIVNMAVVYDDVEVEVASEDDFVITDITPVQEIQVVEELKAVEPNLLFDLPLKPQAEVETPKIKEVEAIQAEEVVFERKVVEKRYVLEDFDAQPTIGKSSGMVERKVAEEEINFELKTRTPQAQVNQIETQSEEVSPLDLTITELQKRAEERRKTMKGFNYKFNDQMNKNIDEIERQPAYKRLGINLDTNSPISSTKTSIQKNTDEISFKSNNSFLHDNVD; via the coding sequence ATGAGCGCAGAATTCGATAACATTTCATTTGACATGCCTAAGACACAATCTAACACAATTAAAGTAATTGGAGTTGGTGGAGGCGGTAGCAACGCAGTAAACCACATGTTTACACAACAAATTAAAGGAGTAGACTTTGTAATCTGTAATACAGATGCACAGGCTTTAGAAAACAGTCCTGTTCCTAATAAAATTCAATTAGGAGTAAGTTTAACTTCTGGTTTAGGTGCAGGTGCAAATCCAGAAGTGGGTGCACAAGCAGCTAAAGAAAGTATGCAAGAAATTCAGCAAATGCTAAATACCCAAACCAAAATGGTATTTATTACTGCTGGTATGGGGGGTGGTACTGGTACAGGAGCAGCTCCTATTATTGCAAAAATTGCAAAAGATATGGATGTGCTTACTGTAGGTATTGTTACGATGCCTTTTGCCTTTGAAGGTAGAAGACGTGCTAAACAAGCTCAGTTAGGAATTGATCAATTGCGCCAAAATGTTGATTCTCTAATTGTTATAAACAATAATAAACTTCGTGAAGTTTACGGAAACCTTGGTTTTAAAGCTGGTTTCTCTAAAGCAGATGAGGTTTTATCTACAGCTTCTCGTGGAATTGCAGAGGTAATTACGCATCACTATAAACAAAATATAGATTTACATGATGCTAAAACTGTACTTTCTAATAGTGGAACTGCAATTATGGGTTCTGCAAAAGAAGAAGGTCAGACTAGAGCTAAAACAGCTATTATTAAAGCATTAGATTCTCCTTTATTAAATGATAATAAAATTACAGGAGCAAAGAATGTATTGTTGTTAATTGTATCTGGTACTAATGAGGTAACTTTAGATGAAATTGGTGAAATAAACGATTATATACAAGATGAAGCCGGTTATGATGCCAATATTATTATGGGTATTGGAGAAGATGAAGAATTAGGTGATGCAATTGCTGTTACTATTGTTGCTACAGGTTTTGCTGCAGATCAACAAAGTACAATTACAAATACGGAAGTAAAAAAAATTGTGCACACCCTTGAAGATGAGCAAAAAGCTACCTATGATTTTAGTGAAAAAACAATTACAAAAGCGCCTTCTTTAAACGAGCCACTAACAAGTGCTGTAGAGGAAAAAGTAGTTCATTCTTTAGAAGAGGAAGTAGTGGTGCCAAAAACAAACTTGGTTAAAACTACCAATGAAATTGTAAATATGGCAGTTGTTTATGATGATGTTGAAGTAGAAGTTGCCTCTGAAGATGATTTTGTTATTACAGACATAACTCCAGTTCAAGAAATACAAGTTGTAGAAGAATTAAAAGCAGTTGAACCTAATTTATTATTTGATTTACCCTTAAAACCACAGGCAGAAGTAGAAACTCCAAAAATTAAGGAGGTTGAAGCGATACAGGCAGAAGAGGTTGTTTTTGAGAGAAAAGTGGTAGAAAAGCGTTATGTTTTAGAAGATTTTGATGCGCAGCCAACTATTGGTAAAAGTTCTGGTATGGTAGAGCGAAAAGTTGCTGAAGAGGAAATTAATTTTGAATTAAAAACAAGAACTCCTCAGGCACAAGTAAACCAAATAGAAACGCAAAGTGAAGAAGTTTCTCCTTTAGATTTAACAATTACTGAATTGCAAAAGAGAGCTGAAGAGAGACGTAAAACAATGAAAGGTTTCAATTATAAATTCAATGATCAAATGAATAAGAACATTGATGAAATTGAGCGTCAGCCAGCTTATAAAAGGTTAGGGATAAATTTAGATACAAATAGTCCTATTAGTAGTACAAAAACATCTATTCAAAAGAATACCGATGAAATTAGTTTTAAATCTAATAATTCTTTTTTACATGACAATGTAGACTAA
- a CDS encoding T9SS type A sorting domain-containing protein: MESKLPKHFKLITFLLVIITTLSLKAQEEPFNCDYNAYLFQRNDIYALDLASGSSYIVKEDITPGSINAVGYNPADGYIWGSLSTPAKTIVRIGKNFNVETFYVDELPNSSRYVGDVSSEGIYYLKGGGTSYYKIDLNPESQNYTKYISSETLSKNISVHDWAFNSVDGHLYTVEKKTNILYRINATTGEVISLGEVPILAGLTYTYGAVYFDKSGRFYVSANQTGTVYVIQSVQTLEPGSQLDSNLFAYGPSSSSNDGARCPTAPVPQEDCSNGLDDDGDGLVDCDDPACSGVAVCPVLAPQVSSGNDGGLESNDRLSQQINQRNYLRKKGNYKFDKLKAKKVIKSKKYKKSAAKSTNFDLKDLIPLDVIAGTTTVESSPLDLIAITNATELYSVDYVKDGETIAVVLATKTENGVYEHTKFICDRLLGAELLSVSTIELFQQESEEGEEEQEGDGVHFIKSIIKNSNGTKEFVLSFSGRLINGDKNFEIDSHWNIDKYQAGATYYNFQIWSNSVDDLLTLGEEALALFEIQKPILDYETSSPPPVFVKKGKYVNGTLELELINVRRSKSVVIDAGFKRTETSATEYFNDKIDLKGNYLESLVIETGNIFDIGFRIENEYNLTPDDLFMSDGVWGKDDSPEGTIVSEFAITQNENIYTGSGYRVERNIALKATTSAYVSAFRSLTPRFTAVDLSKFSTLELDAKGTGDVEITIVKESIGAWENQFRTTVKLNDTESHYAIPFSHFVSALGGSIDLSDTVNIVFTMSSDGTTVLEKQLNLKDIQFTARPLAVDTNVIAENEVLLVPNPMKYSSELSFYSETNATTKIEVYNITGSLIREIKTQTIIGNNRVSMLREGLKSGIYFIKIRNDFRNYKIVKLVMK, encoded by the coding sequence ATGGAATCAAAACTACCTAAACATTTTAAGTTAATAACCTTTTTATTGGTTATAATAACTACGCTTTCTTTAAAAGCACAAGAAGAACCTTTTAATTGTGATTATAATGCATATTTATTTCAAAGGAATGATATTTATGCTTTAGATTTAGCTTCTGGAAGTTCTTATATTGTAAAAGAAGATATTACCCCTGGATCTATTAACGCAGTAGGGTATAATCCTGCAGATGGATACATTTGGGGATCATTAAGTACACCTGCAAAAACAATTGTAAGAATTGGTAAAAACTTTAATGTAGAAACTTTTTATGTAGATGAGTTACCAAATTCTAGTAGATATGTAGGTGATGTTAGTTCAGAAGGAATCTACTATTTAAAAGGAGGTGGAACAAGTTATTATAAAATAGATTTAAATCCGGAATCGCAGAACTATACAAAATATATTAGTAGTGAAACCTTGTCAAAAAATATTAGTGTTCACGATTGGGCTTTTAACTCTGTAGATGGTCATTTATATACGGTAGAAAAAAAGACCAATATATTATATAGAATTAATGCTACTACAGGAGAAGTAATTAGTTTAGGAGAAGTACCAATTTTAGCCGGTTTAACCTATACATATGGTGCCGTTTATTTTGATAAGTCAGGGCGTTTTTATGTTTCTGCCAATCAAACGGGTACTGTATATGTTATTCAAAGTGTACAAACACTAGAACCAGGAAGTCAGTTAGACTCTAACCTTTTTGCTTACGGACCTTCAAGCAGTTCTAATGATGGAGCAAGGTGCCCTACAGCTCCTGTACCTCAAGAAGATTGTTCTAACGGATTAGATGATGATGGAGACGGATTGGTAGATTGTGATGATCCAGCGTGTTCTGGAGTAGCTGTTTGTCCTGTATTAGCGCCACAAGTTTCTAGTGGTAATGATGGTGGTTTAGAAAGTAATGACCGTCTTTCTCAGCAAATCAATCAAAGAAACTATTTAAGGAAAAAGGGGAATTATAAGTTTGATAAATTAAAAGCTAAAAAAGTTATAAAAAGTAAAAAATATAAGAAGTCTGCCGCTAAAAGTACAAACTTCGATTTAAAAGATTTAATTCCTTTAGACGTAATTGCTGGTACAACAACAGTAGAATCGTCTCCATTAGATTTAATAGCAATTACAAATGCTACTGAACTTTACTCTGTAGATTATGTAAAAGATGGAGAAACGATTGCAGTTGTCTTGGCTACTAAAACAGAAAATGGAGTGTATGAACACACGAAGTTTATTTGTGATAGATTGTTAGGAGCAGAATTATTGTCTGTTTCTACCATAGAACTTTTTCAACAAGAAAGTGAAGAAGGAGAAGAAGAGCAAGAAGGCGATGGGGTACACTTTATTAAGTCAATTATAAAGAATAGTAATGGAACTAAAGAGTTTGTGTTAAGTTTTTCTGGAAGATTGATTAATGGTGATAAAAATTTTGAAATAGATAGTCATTGGAATATTGATAAATACCAAGCAGGTGCTACTTATTATAATTTTCAAATCTGGTCTAATAGTGTAGATGACTTGTTAACTTTAGGAGAAGAAGCTTTGGCTTTGTTTGAAATTCAGAAGCCTATTTTAGATTATGAAACATCTTCTCCGCCACCTGTATTTGTTAAAAAAGGGAAGTATGTTAATGGTACTTTAGAACTAGAGCTAATTAATGTTAGAAGAAGTAAAAGTGTGGTAATAGATGCTGGTTTTAAAAGAACTGAAACTTCAGCTACAGAGTATTTTAATGACAAAATAGACTTAAAAGGTAATTACTTAGAATCTTTAGTTATAGAAACTGGAAATATTTTTGATATTGGTTTTAGAATAGAAAATGAATACAATTTAACGCCAGATGATTTATTTATGTCAGATGGTGTTTGGGGAAAAGATGATTCTCCAGAAGGAACAATCGTTAGTGAGTTTGCAATAACACAAAATGAGAATATTTATACAGGAAGTGGTTATAGAGTAGAAAGAAATATTGCTTTAAAAGCAACTACAAGTGCGTATGTTTCTGCTTTTAGATCTTTAACACCTAGGTTTACAGCTGTAGATTTATCTAAGTTTTCTACGTTGGAATTAGATGCAAAAGGAACGGGAGATGTAGAAATAACAATTGTTAAAGAAAGTATAGGTGCTTGGGAAAACCAATTTAGAACTACTGTAAAATTAAACGATACAGAGAGTCATTATGCCATTCCTTTTTCTCATTTTGTTTCTGCATTAGGTGGCAGTATAGATTTATCTGATACCGTAAATATTGTGTTTACAATGTCTTCTGATGGAACTACAGTGTTAGAAAAACAACTGAATTTAAAAGACATACAATTTACAGCACGACCGTTAGCGGTTGACACTAATGTTATTGCTGAAAATGAAGTGTTATTAGTACCTAACCCAATGAAATATAGCTCGGAGTTAAGTTTTTATTCAGAAACAAATGCAACAACTAAAATTGAAGTTTATAATATAACTGGTTCTTTAATTAGAGAAATTAAAACGCAAACAATAATTGGAAACAATAGGGTATCTATGTTAAGGGAAGGTTTAAAATCTGGTATTTATTTTATAAAAATAAGAAATGATTTTAGAAATTATAAAATAGTTAAATTAGTGATGAAATAA
- a CDS encoding pyridoxal phosphate-dependent aminotransferase: MKNPLSDRINSLPVSQTLAMAAKTRELRAEGKDIIGLSLGEPDFNTPDFIKDAAIEAINQNYNSYSPVDGYADLKEAICVKFKRDNDLVYKPSQVVVSTGAKQSIANIAQVLLNPGDEVLLPAPYWVSYSAIAILCEATYVEIPSSIENDFKITPEQLEASITPKTKMIFFNSPNNPSGTIYSEAEYRALAAVLEKHPQIFILSDEIYEHINYDSKPFSFAAIESMYDRTITVNGLAKAFAMTGWRIGYIGAPEWIAKACTKMQGQITSGTNCIAQRAAITAVLAPVSKIQYMVDEFKTRRDIIIGLLREIDGFKVNVPEGAFYVFPDVSAFFGKTINGYKIENASDFSLFILERANVATVTGEAFGTPNCIRLSYAASELQIREAVKRIKEALS; this comes from the coding sequence ATGAAAAATCCATTATCGGACAGAATTAACAGTTTACCTGTATCTCAAACCTTAGCAATGGCTGCTAAAACAAGAGAATTAAGAGCAGAAGGAAAAGATATTATTGGTTTAAGTTTGGGAGAACCAGATTTTAATACACCAGATTTTATTAAAGACGCTGCCATTGAAGCTATCAATCAAAATTACAATTCGTATTCTCCAGTAGATGGGTATGCAGATTTAAAAGAAGCTATTTGTGTAAAGTTTAAACGTGACAATGATTTAGTTTATAAACCAAGTCAAGTTGTTGTTTCTACAGGAGCAAAACAATCTATTGCAAACATTGCACAAGTATTATTAAACCCAGGAGATGAAGTTTTATTACCAGCTCCTTATTGGGTAAGTTACTCTGCAATTGCAATTTTATGCGAGGCAACGTATGTAGAAATCCCTTCTTCTATAGAGAATGATTTTAAAATCACTCCAGAACAGTTAGAAGCTTCTATTACACCTAAAACAAAAATGATTTTCTTTAACTCACCAAACAACCCAAGTGGAACTATTTATAGTGAAGCAGAATACAGAGCGTTGGCAGCAGTTTTAGAAAAACACCCACAGATTTTTATCTTATCAGATGAAATCTATGAACATATCAATTACGATTCTAAACCATTTAGTTTTGCAGCAATTGAAAGCATGTACGACAGAACCATTACCGTAAATGGTTTGGCAAAAGCATTTGCTATGACAGGTTGGAGAATTGGTTATATTGGTGCTCCAGAATGGATTGCTAAAGCATGTACTAAAATGCAAGGTCAAATTACTTCTGGTACAAATTGTATTGCTCAAAGAGCTGCAATTACAGCCGTTTTAGCTCCAGTTTCTAAAATTCAATATATGGTAGATGAGTTTAAAACTCGTAGAGATATCATTATTGGTTTATTAAGAGAAATAGATGGCTTTAAAGTAAACGTTCCTGAAGGAGCTTTTTACGTTTTTCCAGATGTTTCTGCATTCTTTGGTAAAACAATTAACGGTTATAAAATTGAAAACGCAAGCGACTTTTCTTTATTCATTTTAGAAAGAGCAAATGTAGCAACTGTAACGGGTGAAGCTTTTGGTACGCCTAACTGTATCCGTTTATCTTATGCCGCTTCAGAATTACAAATTAGAGAAGCAGTAAAAAGAATTAAAGAAGCGTTAAGCTAA